The sequence below is a genomic window from Rhodococcus sp. 4CII.
CCGCCGCTCCGCCCACCACGACACCGGCACGATGATGAACCCATCCCCCTCCGGCGAGGTCGGGGTCCGCGGCGCGAACGTCGCCTCCAACACCGCCGCCGCCTCCGTCGACCGGATCTGATACACCTGCTCGGCCATCGTCTTCACATTCGTCACGACCAGGCTGTTCATCGACATCCCGTTACGCTTGACCACCCCACCGACCTGGAACCCGAACGTGTACCCCTTGCCGTAGAACCGCTCGTCGACCTTCGGCAACTCCGACGGCCGATCCGACAGCTGCTCCGTCTTCGCCGCCCCCGTCTTCAGATCGATCGTCCACCGCCCCAGAAAACTCCGCGACACCGAGAAGAACAACGCCACATCCTCGCCCTCCGCGAAATCCTCCGCGAACGGGAACGGCGGCCGGTTGAAGATCGGCGCATCCAACATCAACAGATCACCCTCGACATTCGCCGACAAGGTGTGCATCACATACTCCGCCGGCAGATCCGTGTTGATCCACCGCACCGGCCCCTGCAGATCGTGCCGCGGAATCAACGCGATCACGATCGGCAACGACGCATCCCACCCCCAGATCCCCAACTTGCGCTCGGTGATCTGCTTCCGATCCGCCGTGAACGGCTGAAACGGCATCACGATCCACTCCGGCGTCAACCAAATATCATGCGCCACCGTGTTATACGGGGCATCCTCGAGATCCCGCGACTCCACCGCACCGTCCGGGTGCACGATATGGATCGTCACGAACGGCGCCTCGTCCCGCCAATTCCACCCATACAACGTCCCGGTGTCGTGATCCCACTTCGGATGCGCCGTGAACGAGGCATCCCCGAACGACGACTTCGCGTGCAGACCCGCCGACAACTTACTCGACCAATTCACGATCCCCCGCGTCTGCAGGGTGATCGGATCCAACGCGATCGGCGGCCCACCCTGCTCACCCGACGCCAGCACCTCCCCCGCGAACGGGAAAATATTGATGTTGTTCGTACCCTGCGGAACCCCCACCGTGAACTCATCACGCTTGACATCGCCGTACGCGTGATCACGCCAATCCCCGAACCCCCCATCGGTCCACTCGAACAACCCCCGCCCCGCCCGCTCCTCCGCCACGAACTTCGGCGTCCGAATCCACCGATTCCGGAAATCCGCCCGACCATTGTCCAAAACCAGACCCTGCACCATCCCGTCCATACTGATCAACGGGGTCGTACCCTGCTTCGACGGACGACGCCACGTCGGACCCGACCGATAAAAACCACCCGACAACTCCCGCGGAATCTCCCCCGACGTCACAATGCACTCCTCGACCGTCGCCTCGAAACGCATCGGCTGAAACGGCCCCCGCAACGAATTGCCCTTGTGAAGTGGGTAGCCCATATCTCTCGTCTCCCGGTGGTGAAAGGTTGCACCACGATGTCCCGTGGTCGACCACCAAAGTAGCACGCCCGGCAATGCCCGGTAAACGAACGTTCTCGGAATCTTTCGGAACCTGTGACCGTCTCGCGACGCTGCGTGACAATCCGAGTTCAGCAGCGACTTTTCGTCGTTGACTTCCACTCCTGGGCCAGATTTACGTGGATCTGGTGCCGGTTCGGAACCGGTGCTACCGTCGGCTGGTGAACGAACGTTCTTGGTCGCAGGAATGTGTTCGGTCCGGCCGGGCCGGAATTCGGCGACCGTTTCGCGCTGGTGCGAAGAAGGGGAGACAAGTGGCGAACGATATGCCCGTAATGAGCCTCGTCCCATCGGAGGATGAGACGGCGCTCCGTCAGGTCGTCGCCGATCTGGCGAAGAAGTTCGACCATGACTACTTCATGGAGAAGACACGACAGGGGCTGCCGATCGACGAACTCTGGGACGAGCTCGCCGCACTCGGATTCCTGGGGGTCAGTCTGCCGGAGGAGTACGGGGGCGGCGGCGGAGGACTCTGGCAACTGGCGATCGTCGCCGAGGAGTTGGCCGCGGCAGGATGCCCGCTCCAATTGCTCGTCTATTCGCAGTCGATCGGTGGCAGCATCCTCGCCAAGCACGGCACGGACGAGCAGAAGGAGCGGTGGCTGCGGGGCCTGGCCACCGGAAAACTCAAGTTCTCGTTTGCGCTCACCGAGTCGGAGGCGGGATCGAACTCGCAGGGGGTGTCCACCTCGGCCCGCGTCGTCGACGGCAAATACGTGCTGTCGGGCACGAAGACGTTCATCTCCGGCGTCGAGGGTGCCGATGCGATTCTGGTCGTGGCGCGAACCGGACTGGACGAGAAGACCGGCAAGGGGCAACTGTCGCTCTTCATCGTCGACAGCGATGCGCCCGGGCTCACTCGGCAGCTGGTTCCGACTGCACTGGAGGCGCCGGACAAGCAATGGACGTTGTTCTTCGACGACGTGACGCTCGATGCCGACCGGCTGGTCGGCGAGCTGCACCGGGGATTCCGGGCGGTGTTCGACGGTCTCAATCCCGAGCGCGTGCTCGGTGCAGCGTTCTGTGTGGGGATCGGCCGCTACGCGCTGGACAAGGCAGCCCGTTACGTCAACGAGCGTGAGGTGTGGGGTGTGCCGATCGGCAAACATCAGGGCGTCGCGCACCCGCTGGCGGCGGCGAAGGTCGAGTTGGAGTCGGCCCGCTTGATGATGGAGAAGGCTGCCAGGCTCTACGACGCCGGATTGTCGGCGGGGGAGACCGCGAACATGGCGAAGTACCTCGCCGGGGAGGCTGGAGTCCACTGCCTCGACAGTGCCATTCAGGTGCACGGCGGAAACGGCTTCGCGCTGGAGTACGGATTGACCGACATGTGGTGGCTGGCGCGTCTGATCCAGGTTGCTCCCGTGTCGCGGGAGATGGTCCTGAACTTCGTCGCCGAGCATTCGCTGGGACTCCCGAAGTCGTACTGACAACGGTGTTTCCGGGCGAATGCGACGCCCGTGCCCGAGGCGGTTCCGGTGAAGCAGATCACAGAAACTGCTTGACCAAGGGATATGAGCAACGTACTCTCAAAATTAATCCCGGACTCCCGGCACGCTTCGTCGAGAGGGTTCGGCCATTCTGCCGAAAGACATTTCGCGAGATCCTCGGAAACGGCAGACGCGGAGAATTCGTGCTTCCACCTGCTTTCGGTGCGCAAGGCCGCCCCCTATTCCTATCTGTCGAAGACTGGAGTGACTTGAAGATGGACAACAGCGGAGTACGCCCACGGGGCCCACTGGCCGGCCTGCGGGTGGTCGAGCTCGCAGGGATCGGCCCGGCGCCCTTCTGCGCGATGCTCCTGGCCGACCTGGGCGCGGAGGTCCTCCGGGTGCGGCGCCCGCGGAAGGCGAAGGCGGGGCCCGTCGACCCGCCGCCGCTCGACTTGATCGAGCGGAACAGGACGCTGTGGGAACTCGACTTCAAGGACCCGTCGGCGCGCACCGACCTGATCGCGGTCATCGAGCAGGCCGACGTCGTGATCGAGGGCTTCCGCCCGGGAACCACGGAGCGTCTCGGCCTCGGTCCGGAAGAGATGCGTGCGCGCAATCCTAAGCTGGTGTACGGACGGATGACGGGATGGGGGCAGGACGGACCGCTCGCCCAGACCGCGGGGCACGACATCAACTACATCGGGCTGACCGGAGCCCTCGACCTGATCGGGGAGTCGGGTTCGGCCCCGCTCCCGCCGCTGAATTACGTGGGCGACTACGGCGGCGGCGGCATGCTCCTGGCCATGGGACTGCTCGCGGCCGTGTGGGAGGCATCCCGATCGGGCGTGGGGCAGGTCGTCGACGCGGCGATGGTGGACGGGGCGACCGTCCTGTCCACGCTCTACTTCAGCCTGAGCAATGCCGGGCGGTGGCGCGCCGAACGTGGAAGCAACATCCTCGACGGCGGGGCACCGTTCTACCGCACGCATCAGACGGCCGACGGCAAGTACATGGCACTCGGGGCACTCGAACAGCCCTTCTACGACGAGTTCGCCGCAGTGGCCGGTATCGAGAGCATGAGCGAGGCGGAGCGCCTCGAGCCGGCGAATTGGAACGCCCTCGCCGGCGGACTGTCGGCCCTCTTCCTGACCCGGACGCGTCAGGAGTGGACGGAACTGTTCCGAGACACGAACGCCTGCTGCACCCCGGTGCTGGGCCTCACGGAGGCAGCGGAACACGAGCACATCAAGGCCCGGTCGACGATCCTCTCGGTTGCCGGTGTGGCGCAACCGGCGCCGGCGCCGCGGTTCAGCAAGACTCCGTCCGGCACACCGTCGAGTCCGGCCGAGTACGGCGACTGGCGAGAGCTGACCGCATCGTGGGGTGCCCCGATCGGCAGCACGGACCAGCACGCGGCGCAGCCTGCCACCATCTGACCAGAAGGAGCTCTCACACGTGGGAATGCTGAATAATCAGGCAGTCGTGATCACCGGTGCGGGAGGGGGACTCGGTCGAAGCTATGCCCTCGCGGCGGCTTCCGCGGGCGCGTCCGTGGTGGTCAACGACATCGACCCGGACGGGGCGCACGGCGTGGTCGCCGAGATCCGCGCGTCGGGCGGCAGAGCCGAGCCGTACGTCGGATCGATCGCGAACTGGGACGAGGCAGCGGCGATCGTCGGGCAGTGCGTCGAGTGCTTCGGCGCCATCGACGCGCTGGTCAACAACGCCGCCATCATGCACATGGGCGACGTGCTCGAGGACACCGAAGCCGATTACCGCGCGCTGGTCGAGACGAATCTACTGGGCTCGGCTTTCGTCGGGCTCCATGCCGCGCGAGCCATGGTCGGGTCGGGCGGCGGCAGGATCGTCAACGTCACCTCGACCGCGCATCTCGGCCGATCCGGCACGAGCGCGTATGCGGCGACGAAGGGCGCGGTGTCGTCCCTCACCTACGGATGGGCCGTGGATCTGCAGGGCCACGGGATCAAGGTCAATGCGATCGCGCCGAGCGCACGAACCCCGATGCTGGAGGCCAATCCCATTGCGGGTATCGACTACTCGACACTTCCGTCGCCCGACGAGATCGCACCGCTTGCGGTCTACCTGATGAGCGAGCGCGTCGCGTTCACCGGTCGAGTGCTGCGCCTCGAGAAGCGTGACCTCAAGGTGATGAACCTGCCCAGCTTTCCCGAGCGCGGTGTGGGTCGCGATACGTGGACAGCCGAGGACGTGGCCGAGGCACTCGAGCAGCACCCGGATGAGCGCGCCACCGCGGTCTGACGATCCGCGCCTATCTCATTTCGAGCCAACCGATTTCGGGATTGCTGAAAGGACCAGCCATGACCATGCAGGCGGAGAGGCCGAAGGCCCTCTACGCGGGCACACTGCCCGAGGCGTTTCAGCTCACGCTGCGGGAGCGCCCTGACGAGGTCGCGTTCCACGCGACCGACGAGATCCCCGCGATGACCTGGGCGCAGTATGCGGAACAGGTGCGAACGGCTGCGGCGGTGCTGGCGGGTCTGGGGTTGCGCCGCGGCGACACCATCGCGCTGCTCTTCACCTCGAGGCGGGAATTCCACTTCCTCGACTCGGCCGCCCTCCACCTGGGCATCACCAGTTTCTCGCTCTACAACAGTGCCTCGCTCGACGCCATGCGCTTCGTTCTGAACAATTCCGGTACCCGGGCGGTGTTCACGGAGGCCGCGTTCGCCGAGCGGGCAGCCGAACTGGGCGCCATCGTCGACGAGGTCGTCGTCATGTCCTCGGAGCCGCACGACCTGACCGACTGGGACACCCTCGCGGGCGAGGCCGACGCCGACTTCGATCTGGAAGCAGCCGCAGTAGCCGTCTCACCCGACGACGTCGCCACCCTGGTGTACACGGCCGGCACGACGGGCGACCCCAAGGGGGTTGAGCTGACCCACGCAAACATCACGTTCGCCATGCGGACCTTCGTCGAACGGATGGAGATTCCGCAGGGAGCCAACCAGCTGTCGTTCCTGCCGATGGCGCACGCGATGGCGAGAATGATGGACCACTACGTCGCGATGATGCTGGGATTCAGCGTCAGTATCTGCGCCGACCCCGCCCGCATTCTCGCCGATCTGAAGGACGTGCGTCCGAGTTTCTTCGCATCCACGCCGCGAGTCTGGGAGAAGCTGCGCGCCGACATCGACAATGCGGTGGCGGGTGTAGCGGACGGCGAGCGCCGGGCCGAGATCACGCGCGTCGTCGAGTTGGGTATCGAACGGGTCCGCGCGGAGCAGAAAGCGTTCGAGGCCGGCCTCGAACGCCCCGAATTCGACTTCACGCCGGACGAAGCGGAACTGCTACGGAATCTCCGACGACAGGTGGGGCTCGATCGGATCTCGGCGTCGATCGTCGGCGGCGCGCCGGTCGACTCCGAGATGGTCGAATACTTCCACGCCCTCGGTGTCCCGATGGGGGAGGCCTTCGGCATGACCGAGTCGTCGGCGGTCTGTGCCGCGAACCCGCCGTCGCGGGTCCGGTTCGGCACGGTCGGCCCGGCGCTGGACGGGGTGACGGTCCGCCTCGCGCAGGACGGCGAACTTCTTCTCAAGGGTCCCAACGTGATGCGTGGTTACCGCGGCATGCCCGAACGCACCGCGGAGGCGATCGACCGGGACGGTTGGCTGCACACGGGAGATGTCGCACGGGTCGACGGCGACGGCTACCTGCGCATCGTCGACCGCAAGAAGGACATCATCATCAACGCCGCCGGCAAGAACATGTCGCCGACGCTGATCCAGAGTGCGCTCGCGCGCGCCACCGGTCTCGTCAACCACGTCGTGGTGATAGGTGATCGTCGCCCCTACAACGTCGCGCTCGTGGTGCTCGACGCGAACGAGGTGCTTCGGTTCGCCCGGGCACACGGTGTCGAGGCGGACGATGGGTCCGAACTCCTGGACCACCCGATC
It includes:
- a CDS encoding carotenoid oxygenase family protein; translation: MGYPLHKGNSLRGPFQPMRFEATVEECIVTSGEIPRELSGGFYRSGPTWRRPSKQGTTPLISMDGMVQGLVLDNGRADFRNRWIRTPKFVAEERAGRGLFEWTDGGFGDWRDHAYGDVKRDEFTVGVPQGTNNINIFPFAGEVLASGEQGGPPIALDPITLQTRGIVNWSSKLSAGLHAKSSFGDASFTAHPKWDHDTGTLYGWNWRDEAPFVTIHIVHPDGAVESRDLEDAPYNTVAHDIWLTPEWIVMPFQPFTADRKQITERKLGIWGWDASLPIVIALIPRHDLQGPVRWINTDLPAEYVMHTLSANVEGDLLMLDAPIFNRPPFPFAEDFAEGEDVALFFSVSRSFLGRWTIDLKTGAAKTEQLSDRPSELPKVDERFYGKGYTFGFQVGGVVKRNGMSMNSLVVTNVKTMAEQVYQIRSTEAAAVLEATFAPRTPTSPEGDGFIIVPVSWWAERRGEYLIFDTYDITAGPVARIEIPFLMGWTPHGHWMDFR
- a CDS encoding acyl-CoA dehydrogenase family protein, which encodes MSLVPSEDETALRQVVADLAKKFDHDYFMEKTRQGLPIDELWDELAALGFLGVSLPEEYGGGGGGLWQLAIVAEELAAAGCPLQLLVYSQSIGGSILAKHGTDEQKERWLRGLATGKLKFSFALTESEAGSNSQGVSTSARVVDGKYVLSGTKTFISGVEGADAILVVARTGLDEKTGKGQLSLFIVDSDAPGLTRQLVPTALEAPDKQWTLFFDDVTLDADRLVGELHRGFRAVFDGLNPERVLGAAFCVGIGRYALDKAARYVNEREVWGVPIGKHQGVAHPLAAAKVELESARLMMEKAARLYDAGLSAGETANMAKYLAGEAGVHCLDSAIQVHGGNGFALEYGLTDMWWLARLIQVAPVSREMVLNFVAEHSLGLPKSY
- a CDS encoding CaiB/BaiF CoA-transferase family protein yields the protein MDNSGVRPRGPLAGLRVVELAGIGPAPFCAMLLADLGAEVLRVRRPRKAKAGPVDPPPLDLIERNRTLWELDFKDPSARTDLIAVIEQADVVIEGFRPGTTERLGLGPEEMRARNPKLVYGRMTGWGQDGPLAQTAGHDINYIGLTGALDLIGESGSAPLPPLNYVGDYGGGGMLLAMGLLAAVWEASRSGVGQVVDAAMVDGATVLSTLYFSLSNAGRWRAERGSNILDGGAPFYRTHQTADGKYMALGALEQPFYDEFAAVAGIESMSEAERLEPANWNALAGGLSALFLTRTRQEWTELFRDTNACCTPVLGLTEAAEHEHIKARSTILSVAGVAQPAPAPRFSKTPSGTPSSPAEYGDWRELTASWGAPIGSTDQHAAQPATI
- a CDS encoding SDR family NAD(P)-dependent oxidoreductase, translated to MLNNQAVVITGAGGGLGRSYALAAASAGASVVVNDIDPDGAHGVVAEIRASGGRAEPYVGSIANWDEAAAIVGQCVECFGAIDALVNNAAIMHMGDVLEDTEADYRALVETNLLGSAFVGLHAARAMVGSGGGRIVNVTSTAHLGRSGTSAYAATKGAVSSLTYGWAVDLQGHGIKVNAIAPSARTPMLEANPIAGIDYSTLPSPDEIAPLAVYLMSERVAFTGRVLRLEKRDLKVMNLPSFPERGVGRDTWTAEDVAEALEQHPDERATAV
- a CDS encoding long-chain fatty acid--CoA ligase codes for the protein MTMQAERPKALYAGTLPEAFQLTLRERPDEVAFHATDEIPAMTWAQYAEQVRTAAAVLAGLGLRRGDTIALLFTSRREFHFLDSAALHLGITSFSLYNSASLDAMRFVLNNSGTRAVFTEAAFAERAAELGAIVDEVVVMSSEPHDLTDWDTLAGEADADFDLEAAAVAVSPDDVATLVYTAGTTGDPKGVELTHANITFAMRTFVERMEIPQGANQLSFLPMAHAMARMMDHYVAMMLGFSVSICADPARILADLKDVRPSFFASTPRVWEKLRADIDNAVAGVADGERRAEITRVVELGIERVRAEQKAFEAGLERPEFDFTPDEAELLRNLRRQVGLDRISASIVGGAPVDSEMVEYFHALGVPMGEAFGMTESSAVCAANPPSRVRFGTVGPALDGVTVRLAQDGELLLKGPNVMRGYRGMPERTAEAIDRDGWLHTGDVARVDGDGYLRIVDRKKDIIINAAGKNMSPTLIQSALARATGLVNHVVVIGDRRPYNVALVVLDANEVLRFARAHGVEADDGSELLDHPIVKAELDDAVARANSGLSRPEQIKSYRVLEADWVPGRDELTPTMKLKRASIVRKYAEIIDEMYETAKR